One region of Anser cygnoides isolate HZ-2024a breed goose chromosome 22, Taihu_goose_T2T_genome, whole genome shotgun sequence genomic DNA includes:
- the SGCA gene encoding alpha-sarcoglycan: MAGSPPCPRAPQLGPPGQASPAAAVTQALAPLPAKMEAPELLRVWVLAALVLGGTWATLPDHHVSLETGAIFVHELERELFQEAFLDEAEDDDDAAPITFHAHLLDHPDLPRWLRFAQRGAHQPGFLYGCPTAAEVGTHVIEVLAYNRLTYETVAQRLVLAVVPAPGGEPPYQGEFLVGNRNVEELLPAPARELFGQAAAGVWEQSDLSIINVTSALDRGGRVPLPIEGRKEGVYVKVGSHTTFSPCLAAAASPQSRFLCRLGQQPLASCYDTFAPHFAIRWCNLTLLEVLPTPTTPGPVWGPGVLEDGGDFQPPTESPAQDLLPGFLLTLLVPLAVAALLCLLLGHLMCCRREGVQKRDLETSDIQLVHHSTIHGDTEELRSMASSRDVPRPLSTLPMFNVRTGQRINPMPGRGDGARTPLIPQQR; the protein is encoded by the exons ATGGCAGGGTCCCcgccgtgtccccgtgccccccagctgggcccccccgggcaggccagccccgctgccgctGTCACTCAGGCACTGGCCCCGCTCCCGGCGAAGATGGAGGCGCCCGAGCTGCTGCGggtctgggtgctggcag CCCTGGtcctggggggcacctgggcCACCCTCCCCGACCACCACGTCTCCCTCGAGACCGGAGCCATCTTCGTCCACGAGCTGGAGCGGGAGCTGTTCCAGGAGGCCTTCCTCGACGAGGCCgaggatgatgatgatg CCGCCCCCATCACCTTCCATGCCCACCTCCTGGACCACCCCGACCTGCCGCGGTGGCTGCGCTTTGCCCAGCGCGGCGCCCACCAGCCCGGCTTCCTCTACGGCTGCCCCACGGCCGCCGAGGTGGGCACGCACGTCATCGAG gtgCTGGCGTACAACCGGCTCACCTACGAGACGGTGGCACAGCGGCTCGTCCTCGCCGTCGTCCCCGCTCCAG GGGGGGAGCCGCCGTACCAGGGCGAGTTCCTGGTGGGGAACAGGAAcgtggaggagctgctgccagcccctgcgCGGGAGCTTTTTGGGCAGGCAGCGGCTGGCGTCTGGGAGCAGAGCGACCTCAGCATCATCAACGTCACCTCCGCCCTGGACCGCGGTGGCCGCGTGCCCCTGCCCATCGAGGGACGCAAGGAGGG GGTGTACGTGAAGGTGGGCTCCCACACCACCTTCTCGCCGTGcctggccgccgccgcctcgccgcaGAGCCGCTTCCTCTGCCGCCTGGGCCAGCAGCCCCTCGCCTCCTGCTACGACACCTTCGCGCCCCACTTCGCCATCCGCTGGTGCAACCTCACCCTG CTGGAGGTCCTGCCCACCCCCACGACGCCGGGGCCGGTGTGGGGTCCCGGGGTGCTGGAGGACGGGGGTGATTTCCAGCCCCCCACCGAGTCGCCCGCCCAGGACCTCCTGCCCGGCTTCCtgctgacgctgctggtgccgCTGGCGGTGGCCgcgctgctctgcctgctcctgggccACCTCATGTGCTGCCGCAGGGAGGGAGT GCAAAAACGGGACTTGGAGACATCTGA catccagCTGGTGCACCACAGCACCATCCACGGCGACACGGAGGAGctgaggagcatggccagcagccGGGACGTCCCGCGGCCGCTCTCCACCTTGCCCATGTTCAACGTCCGCACGGGGCAGCGCATCAACCCCATGCCGGGGCGCGGGGACGGGGCGCGCACCCCCCTCATCCCGCAGCAGCG GTAA
- the PPP1R9B gene encoding neurabin-2 produces the protein MLRTEAASGAAAPGGSGGAPGGGAGSGGLRSASPHRNAYEATIQALKPTKDAEGEDGKKARGKKYGSNVHRIKNMFLQMGTAPGPEGTCDLAKGKEKPVRLSLPRASSLNESVEQGNLLKLGTSVSERVSRFDSKPDKPFSKLQETRKIFERSPQEKEATTKLLLRKERAGFQDRKLDVVVKFNGSTESLDKLDTEAVSPTVSQLSAVFEKADLRNNLHKTPGRAGPLNSKLVSKRSRVFLQGTEAGKAESRTGDGPAAPARPRPAEEEKAAGKAGRPAEKDGSVPRVQEVCKIKPVEVEESGESEAEVEAGEPVPVPEPAKGAEGPAPPEPRLEGGEEPPYAEEGIKGERADEGDLYDESKKEDFSEADLVDISAYSGLGEDSGGSGLDEDEEADGLYEPESSCVEIPGLSEEEEPVPNRKIQFSTAPIQVFSTYSNEDYDRRNEDVDPMAASAEYELEKRVERLDLFPVELEKDSEGLGISIIGMGAGADMGLEKLGIFVKTVTEGGAAHRDGRIQVNDLIVEVDGTSLVGVTQSFAASVLRNTKGRVRFLIGREKPGEQSEVAQLIQQTLEQERWQREMIEQRYTQYTEDDEETGEYATDEEEEMSPMFPSGEMAIEVFELAENEDTLSPVEMDPEKLVHKFKELQIKHAVTEAEIQQLKRKLQCLEQEKARWRAEKAQLEQSVEENKERMEKLEGYWMEAQNLCQAVDEHLKETQAQYQTLERKYSKAKRLIKEYQQKEIEFLKKETAQRRVLEESELAHKEEMEKLQEKISELEAKLQTLKNSNPT, from the exons ATGCTGAGGACGGAGGCAGCGAGCGGGGCGGCAGCcccgggcggcagcgggggggccccgggcggcggagcgggcagcggggggctgAGGAGCGCGTCCCCCCACCGCAACGCCTACGAGGCCACCATCCAGGCCCTGAAACCCACAAAGGATGCCGAGGGCGAGGACGGCAAGAAAGCCCGTGGCAAGAAGTATGGCTCCAACGTCCACCGCATCAAGAACATGTTCCTGCAGATGGGGACGGCGCCGGGCCCCGAGGGCACCTGCGACTTGGCCAAGGGCAAGGAGAAGCCCGTCCGCCTCTCCTTGCCCCGGGCCAGCAGCCTGAATGAGAGCGTGGAGCAGGGCAACCTCCTCAAGCTGGGCACCAGCGTCTCAGAGCGGGTGAGCCGCTTCGACTCCAAGCCCGACAAGCCCTTCTCCAAGCTGCAGGAGACCCGCAAGATCTTCGAGCGGAGCCCGCAGGAGAAGGAGGCCACCACCAAGCTCCTGCTGCGCAAGGAGCGGGCCGGCTTCCAGGACCGCAAGCTGGACGTGGTGGTGAAGTTCAACGGCAGCACCGAGTCCTTGGACAAGCTTGACACCGAGGCGGTGTCGCCCACCGTCAGCCAGCTCAGCGCCGTCTTCGAGAAGGCCGACCTCCGCAACAACCTCCACAAGACGCCGGGGCGTGCGGGGCCGCTCAACTCCAAGCTGGTGAGCAAACGGTCCCGCGTCTTCCTGCAGGGAACGGAGGCTGGCAAGGCCGAGAGCCGGACGGGAGATGGCCCCGCTGCCCCAGCACGGCCACGGCCGGCCGAGGAGGAGAAGGCAGCGGGCAAGGCTGGGAGGCCGGCGGAGAAGGATGGGAGCGTCCCGCGGGTGCAGGAGGTCTGCAAGATCAAGccggtggaggtggaggagagcGGCGAGTCGGAGGCCGAGGTGGAAGCCGGCGAGCCAGTGCCAGTGCCTGAACCGGCCAAGGGGGCCGAGGGGCCGGCGCCCCCCGAGCCACGCCTGGAAGGGGGCGAGGAGCCCCCCTACGCCGAGGAGGGCATCAAGGGTGAGCGGGCGGACGAGGGCGACCTGTACGACGAGTCCAAGAAGGAGGACTTCTCCGAGGCGGACCTGGTGGACATAAGTGCCTACAGCGGGCTCGGGGAGGACTcggggggcagcgggctggATGAGGACGAGGAGGCTGATGGGCTCTACGAGCCCGAATCCAGCTGCGTGGAGATCCCTGGGCTGTCCGAGGAAGAGGAGCCCGTCCCCAATCGCAAGATCCAGTTCAGCACGGCCCCCATCCAG GTCTTCAGCACTTACTCCAATGAGGACTACGACCGCCGCAATGAAGACGTCGACCCCATGGCCGCATCGGCTGAGTACGAGCTGGAGAAGAGGGTGGAGCGCCTCGACCTCTTCCCCGTGGAGCTGGAGAAAG ACTCCGAAGGGCTGGGGATCAGCATCATCGGCATGGGCGCGGGGGCCGACATGGGCCTGGAGAAGCTGGGCATCTTCGTCAAGACGGTGACGGAAGGGGGGGCGGCCCACCGGGATGGCAG gaTCCAGGTGAACGACCTGATCGTGGAGGTGGATGGCACCAGCCTGGTGGGGGTGACGCAGAGCTTCGCCGCCTCCGTGCTCAGGAACACCAAGGGCCGCGTCCG gTTCCTCATCGGGCGGGAGAAGCCGGGCGAGCAGAGCGAGGTGGCGCAGCTGATCCAGCAGACGCTGGAGCAGGAGCGGTGGCAGCGGGAGATGATAGAGCAGCGCTACACCCAATACACCGAGGACGACGAGGAG ACGGGGGAATACGCCacggacgaggaggaggagatgagccCCATGTTCCCCAGCGGCGAGATGGCCATCGAGGTGTTCGAGCTGGCTGAGAACGAGGACACGCTCTCACCGGTGGAGATGGACCCCGAGAAGCTGGTGCACAAGTTCAAGGAG CTCCAGATCAAGCACGCCGTCACCGAGGCTGAGATCCAGCAGCTGAAGAGGAAG CTGCAGTGCCTCGAGCAGGAGAAGGCTCGGTGGCGGGCCGAGAAGgcccagctggagcagagcgTGGAGGAGAACAAGGAGCGCATGGAGAAGCTGGAGGGGTACTGGATGGAGGCGCAGAACCTGTGCCAGGCTGTGGACGAGCACCTCAAGGAGACGCAGGCCCAGTACCAGACCCTGGAGCGCAAGTACAGCAAGGCCAAGAGGCTCATCAAGGAGTACCAGCAAAA GGAGATCGAGTTCCTAAAGAAGGAGACGGCGCAGCGGCGGGTGCTGGAGGAGTCGGAGCTGGcccacaaggaggagatggagaagctgcaggagaAG atctCCGAACTGGAGGCCAAGCTGCAGACTTTGAAAAATTCCAACCCGACTTAA
- the SAMD14 gene encoding sterile alpha motif domain-containing protein 14 isoform X1, with protein MSVSKLQDAEDEVFDFTAVVPETPRLDSSLQKARARLLAKGRRHRPSRSRLRDSASSTEGEEGLDAAGAEGSPVAPGCSPPAAPPLSAPSPFSRGAEFSFEAGAVRRALGEPPPAPSPPLSRYRPLTNASSQEGLAGTPSPKSCHSSDSSPGFARRDARPQRHSEDDSRDMSPPEPASPTVGLDKKTRRKFLDLGVTLRRASSSKSRKEKGSNRLSMGSREASEGPGRPSGSPFLPFSWFSDSARGSASPGSASPAGSPRHEGLSPAKSASQDSTLSDDSPPPSSSPRLPGPAATKCSYPYHTLSQSSDEFLDEPLGAAAGWTCRQVGQWLESLNLEQYVEEFSAHGVDGPRLLHLDGAKLKALGVGSSQDRAVLKRKLKELSLAVEKERKAQEKAEKQREKQKKKDQEQRRS; from the exons aTGTCGGTCTCCAAGCTGCAGGACGCGGAGGATGAGGTTTTCG ATTTTACCGCTGTGGTTCCAGAGACGCCGCGCCTGGACAGCAGCTTGCAGAAGGCTCGAGCCCGGCTCCTAGCCAAGGGCCGCCGGCACCGACCCTCCCGCTCCCGCCTGCGAGACAGCGCCAGCTCCACCGAGGGCGAGGAGGGGCTCGACGCGGCG ggagcCGAGGGCAGCCCCGTGGCCCCCGGCTGctcgccccccgccgcgccgccgctcTCGGCCCCTTCGCCCTTCTCCCGCGGCGCCGAGTTCTCCTTCGAGGCGGGGGCGGTGAGGAGGGCgctgggggagccccccccggccccctcgccccccctcAGCCGCTACCGGCCCCTCACCAACGCCTCGTCCCAGGAGGGGCTGGCGGGCACCCCCTCGCCCAAATCCTGCCACAGCTCCGACAGCTCGCCCGGCTTCGCCCGCCGCGACGCACGGCCCCAGCGGCACAGCGaag ACGACAGCAGAGACATGAGTCCCCCCGAGCCGGCCAGCCCCACCGTGGGGCTGGATAAGAAGACGCGGAGGAAGTTCTTGGATTTGGG GGTGACCCTCCGCCGGGCGTCCTCCAGCAAGAGCCGCAAGGAGAAGGGCAGCAACCGCCTGTCCATGGGCAGCAG ggaggcaTCGGagggccccggccgcccctcgGGGTcccccttcctgcccttctcctGGTTCTCGGACAGTGCCAGGGGCTCGGCCTCCCCCGGCTCCGCGTCACCCGCTGGCTCCCCCCGGCACGaggggctcagccctgccaaATCCGCTTCCCAG GACTCGACGCTGAGCGACGACTCCCCGCCGCCCAGCTCCAGCCCGCgcctgcccggccctgccgccaCCAAGTGCTCCTACCCCTACCACACGCTGTCACAGTCCTCGGATGAG TTCCTGGACGAGCCCCTCGGTGCTGCCGCGGGCTGGACGTGCCGGCAGGTCGGGCAGTGGCTGGAGAGCCTCAACCTGGAGCAGTACGTGGAGGAGTTCTCGGCCCACGGTGTCGATGGCCCCCGGCTCCTGCACCTCGATGGCGCCAAGCTCAAG GCGCTGGGGGTGGGCAGCTCTCAGGACCGCGCCGTGCTCAAGAGGAAGCTGAAGGAGCTGAGCCTGGCCGTGGAGAAGGAGCGCAAGGCCCAGGAGAAGGCGGAGAAGCAGcgggagaagcagaagaagaaggaCCAGGAGCAGCGGCGGAGCtag
- the SAMD14 gene encoding sterile alpha motif domain-containing protein 14 isoform X2, whose amino-acid sequence MSVSKLQDAEDEVFETPRLDSSLQKARARLLAKGRRHRPSRSRLRDSASSTEGEEGLDAAGAEGSPVAPGCSPPAAPPLSAPSPFSRGAEFSFEAGAVRRALGEPPPAPSPPLSRYRPLTNASSQEGLAGTPSPKSCHSSDSSPGFARRDARPQRHSEDDSRDMSPPEPASPTVGLDKKTRRKFLDLGVTLRRASSSKSRKEKGSNRLSMGSREASEGPGRPSGSPFLPFSWFSDSARGSASPGSASPAGSPRHEGLSPAKSASQDSTLSDDSPPPSSSPRLPGPAATKCSYPYHTLSQSSDEFLDEPLGAAAGWTCRQVGQWLESLNLEQYVEEFSAHGVDGPRLLHLDGAKLKALGVGSSQDRAVLKRKLKELSLAVEKERKAQEKAEKQREKQKKKDQEQRRS is encoded by the exons aTGTCGGTCTCCAAGCTGCAGGACGCGGAGGATGAGGTTTTCG AGACGCCGCGCCTGGACAGCAGCTTGCAGAAGGCTCGAGCCCGGCTCCTAGCCAAGGGCCGCCGGCACCGACCCTCCCGCTCCCGCCTGCGAGACAGCGCCAGCTCCACCGAGGGCGAGGAGGGGCTCGACGCGGCG ggagcCGAGGGCAGCCCCGTGGCCCCCGGCTGctcgccccccgccgcgccgccgctcTCGGCCCCTTCGCCCTTCTCCCGCGGCGCCGAGTTCTCCTTCGAGGCGGGGGCGGTGAGGAGGGCgctgggggagccccccccggccccctcgccccccctcAGCCGCTACCGGCCCCTCACCAACGCCTCGTCCCAGGAGGGGCTGGCGGGCACCCCCTCGCCCAAATCCTGCCACAGCTCCGACAGCTCGCCCGGCTTCGCCCGCCGCGACGCACGGCCCCAGCGGCACAGCGaag ACGACAGCAGAGACATGAGTCCCCCCGAGCCGGCCAGCCCCACCGTGGGGCTGGATAAGAAGACGCGGAGGAAGTTCTTGGATTTGGG GGTGACCCTCCGCCGGGCGTCCTCCAGCAAGAGCCGCAAGGAGAAGGGCAGCAACCGCCTGTCCATGGGCAGCAG ggaggcaTCGGagggccccggccgcccctcgGGGTcccccttcctgcccttctcctGGTTCTCGGACAGTGCCAGGGGCTCGGCCTCCCCCGGCTCCGCGTCACCCGCTGGCTCCCCCCGGCACGaggggctcagccctgccaaATCCGCTTCCCAG GACTCGACGCTGAGCGACGACTCCCCGCCGCCCAGCTCCAGCCCGCgcctgcccggccctgccgccaCCAAGTGCTCCTACCCCTACCACACGCTGTCACAGTCCTCGGATGAG TTCCTGGACGAGCCCCTCGGTGCTGCCGCGGGCTGGACGTGCCGGCAGGTCGGGCAGTGGCTGGAGAGCCTCAACCTGGAGCAGTACGTGGAGGAGTTCTCGGCCCACGGTGTCGATGGCCCCCGGCTCCTGCACCTCGATGGCGCCAAGCTCAAG GCGCTGGGGGTGGGCAGCTCTCAGGACCGCGCCGTGCTCAAGAGGAAGCTGAAGGAGCTGAGCCTGGCCGTGGAGAAGGAGCGCAAGGCCCAGGAGAAGGCGGAGAAGCAGcgggagaagcagaagaagaaggaCCAGGAGCAGCGGCGGAGCtag
- the SAMD14 gene encoding sterile alpha motif domain-containing protein 14 isoform X3 encodes MSVSKLQDAEDEVFDFTAVVPETPRLDSSLQKARARLLAKGRRHRPSRSRLRDSASSTEGEEGLDAAEGLAGTPSPKSCHSSDSSPGFARRDARPQRHSEDDSRDMSPPEPASPTVGLDKKTRRKFLDLGVTLRRASSSKSRKEKGSNRLSMGSREASEGPGRPSGSPFLPFSWFSDSARGSASPGSASPAGSPRHEGLSPAKSASQDSTLSDDSPPPSSSPRLPGPAATKCSYPYHTLSQSSDEFLDEPLGAAAGWTCRQVGQWLESLNLEQYVEEFSAHGVDGPRLLHLDGAKLKALGVGSSQDRAVLKRKLKELSLAVEKERKAQEKAEKQREKQKKKDQEQRRS; translated from the exons aTGTCGGTCTCCAAGCTGCAGGACGCGGAGGATGAGGTTTTCG ATTTTACCGCTGTGGTTCCAGAGACGCCGCGCCTGGACAGCAGCTTGCAGAAGGCTCGAGCCCGGCTCCTAGCCAAGGGCCGCCGGCACCGACCCTCCCGCTCCCGCCTGCGAGACAGCGCCAGCTCCACCGAGGGCGAGGAGGGGCTCGACGCGGCG GAGGGGCTGGCGGGCACCCCCTCGCCCAAATCCTGCCACAGCTCCGACAGCTCGCCCGGCTTCGCCCGCCGCGACGCACGGCCCCAGCGGCACAGCGaag ACGACAGCAGAGACATGAGTCCCCCCGAGCCGGCCAGCCCCACCGTGGGGCTGGATAAGAAGACGCGGAGGAAGTTCTTGGATTTGGG GGTGACCCTCCGCCGGGCGTCCTCCAGCAAGAGCCGCAAGGAGAAGGGCAGCAACCGCCTGTCCATGGGCAGCAG ggaggcaTCGGagggccccggccgcccctcgGGGTcccccttcctgcccttctcctGGTTCTCGGACAGTGCCAGGGGCTCGGCCTCCCCCGGCTCCGCGTCACCCGCTGGCTCCCCCCGGCACGaggggctcagccctgccaaATCCGCTTCCCAG GACTCGACGCTGAGCGACGACTCCCCGCCGCCCAGCTCCAGCCCGCgcctgcccggccctgccgccaCCAAGTGCTCCTACCCCTACCACACGCTGTCACAGTCCTCGGATGAG TTCCTGGACGAGCCCCTCGGTGCTGCCGCGGGCTGGACGTGCCGGCAGGTCGGGCAGTGGCTGGAGAGCCTCAACCTGGAGCAGTACGTGGAGGAGTTCTCGGCCCACGGTGTCGATGGCCCCCGGCTCCTGCACCTCGATGGCGCCAAGCTCAAG GCGCTGGGGGTGGGCAGCTCTCAGGACCGCGCCGTGCTCAAGAGGAAGCTGAAGGAGCTGAGCCTGGCCGTGGAGAAGGAGCGCAAGGCCCAGGAGAAGGCGGAGAAGCAGcgggagaagcagaagaagaaggaCCAGGAGCAGCGGCGGAGCtag
- the SAMD14 gene encoding sterile alpha motif domain-containing protein 14 isoform X4 — translation MSVSKLQDAEDEVFETPRLDSSLQKARARLLAKGRRHRPSRSRLRDSASSTEGEEGLDAAEGLAGTPSPKSCHSSDSSPGFARRDARPQRHSEDDSRDMSPPEPASPTVGLDKKTRRKFLDLGVTLRRASSSKSRKEKGSNRLSMGSREASEGPGRPSGSPFLPFSWFSDSARGSASPGSASPAGSPRHEGLSPAKSASQDSTLSDDSPPPSSSPRLPGPAATKCSYPYHTLSQSSDEFLDEPLGAAAGWTCRQVGQWLESLNLEQYVEEFSAHGVDGPRLLHLDGAKLKALGVGSSQDRAVLKRKLKELSLAVEKERKAQEKAEKQREKQKKKDQEQRRS, via the exons aTGTCGGTCTCCAAGCTGCAGGACGCGGAGGATGAGGTTTTCG AGACGCCGCGCCTGGACAGCAGCTTGCAGAAGGCTCGAGCCCGGCTCCTAGCCAAGGGCCGCCGGCACCGACCCTCCCGCTCCCGCCTGCGAGACAGCGCCAGCTCCACCGAGGGCGAGGAGGGGCTCGACGCGGCG GAGGGGCTGGCGGGCACCCCCTCGCCCAAATCCTGCCACAGCTCCGACAGCTCGCCCGGCTTCGCCCGCCGCGACGCACGGCCCCAGCGGCACAGCGaag ACGACAGCAGAGACATGAGTCCCCCCGAGCCGGCCAGCCCCACCGTGGGGCTGGATAAGAAGACGCGGAGGAAGTTCTTGGATTTGGG GGTGACCCTCCGCCGGGCGTCCTCCAGCAAGAGCCGCAAGGAGAAGGGCAGCAACCGCCTGTCCATGGGCAGCAG ggaggcaTCGGagggccccggccgcccctcgGGGTcccccttcctgcccttctcctGGTTCTCGGACAGTGCCAGGGGCTCGGCCTCCCCCGGCTCCGCGTCACCCGCTGGCTCCCCCCGGCACGaggggctcagccctgccaaATCCGCTTCCCAG GACTCGACGCTGAGCGACGACTCCCCGCCGCCCAGCTCCAGCCCGCgcctgcccggccctgccgccaCCAAGTGCTCCTACCCCTACCACACGCTGTCACAGTCCTCGGATGAG TTCCTGGACGAGCCCCTCGGTGCTGCCGCGGGCTGGACGTGCCGGCAGGTCGGGCAGTGGCTGGAGAGCCTCAACCTGGAGCAGTACGTGGAGGAGTTCTCGGCCCACGGTGTCGATGGCCCCCGGCTCCTGCACCTCGATGGCGCCAAGCTCAAG GCGCTGGGGGTGGGCAGCTCTCAGGACCGCGCCGTGCTCAAGAGGAAGCTGAAGGAGCTGAGCCTGGCCGTGGAGAAGGAGCGCAAGGCCCAGGAGAAGGCGGAGAAGCAGcgggagaagcagaagaagaaggaCCAGGAGCAGCGGCGGAGCtag
- the PDK2 gene encoding pyruvate dehydrogenase kinase, isozyme 2 isoform X2, with product MRLLRCLRKRAALAGVPTYIEHFSKFSPSPLSMKQFLDFGSSNACEKTSFAFLRQELPVRLSNIMKEINLLPDRVLRTPSVQLVQSWYVQSLLDIMEFHDRDPEDQATLGQFTDALVTIRNRHNDVVPTMAQGVIEYKDAYGDDPVTNQNIQYFLDRFYLSRISIRMLINQHTLLFDGSTNPAHPKHIGSIDPHCSVANVVRDAYNMAKLLCDKYYMASPDLEIEEVNASSPQQPISIVYVPSHLYHMLFELFKNAMRATVESHENSPRLPAIRVMVALGQEDLSIKMSDRGMGVPLRKIERLFSYMYSTAPTPQLGTGGAPLAGFGYGLPISRLYAKYFQGDLQLFSMEGFGTDAVIYLKALSTDSVERLPVYNKSAWRHYQASQEAGDWCVPSTEPKNTSTYRVP from the exons aTGCGGCTGCTGCGGTGCCTGCGGAAGCGGGCGGCCCTGGCCGGGGTGCCCACCTACATCGAGCACTTCAGCAAGTTCTCGCCCTCGCCGCTCTCCATGAAGCAGTTCCTGGACTTCG gctccagCAATGCCTGCGAGAAGACCTCCTTCGCCTTCCTGCGGCAGGAGCTGCCCGTCCGCCTCTCCAACATCATGAAGGAGATCAACCTGCTGCCCGACCGCGTCCTGCGCACCCCCTCCGTGCAGCTGGTGCAGAGCTG GTACGTGCAGAGCCTGCTGGACATCATGGAGTTCCACGACAGGGACCCCGAGGACCAGGCCACCCTGGGGCA GTTCACGGACGCCCTGGTCACCATCCGCAACCGGCACAACGACGTGGTGCCCACCATGGCGCAGGGCGTCATCGAGTACAAGGACGCCTACGGGGACGACCCCGTGACCAACCAGAACATCCAGTACTTCCTCGACCGCTTCTACCTGAGCCGCATCTCCATCCGCATGCTCATCAACCAGCACA CGCTGCTCTTTGACGGCAGCACCAACCCGGCGCACCCCAAGCACATCGGGAGCATCGACCCCCACTGCAGCGTGGCCAACGTGGTGAGAG ATGCCTACAACATGGCCAAGCTGCTGTGCGACAAGTACTACATGGCCTCGCCCGACCTGGAGATCGAGGAGGTGAACG cgagcagcccccagcagcccatCAGCATCGTCTACGTCCCCTCGCATCTCTACCACATGCTCTTCGAGCTCTTCAAG AACGCCATGCGAGCCACCGTGGAGAGCCACGAGAACAGCCCGCGGCTACCGGCCATCAGGGTGATGGTGGCCCTGGGCCAGGAGGACCTCTCCATCAAG atGAGTGACCGCGGCATGGGCGTCCCCCTGCGCAAGATCGAGCGGTTGTTCAGCTACATGTACTCCACCGCTCCCACCCCGCAGctgggcaccgggggggcccCCCTG GCTGGCTTTGGCTACGGGCTGCCCATCTCCCGCCTCTATGCCAAGTACTTCCAGGGGGACCTGCAGCTCTTCTCCATGGAGGGCTTCGGCACCGACGCCGTCATCTACCTAAAG GCTCTGTCCACGGACTCGGTGGAGCGGCTGCCGGTGTACAACAAGTCGGCGTGGCGGCACTACCAGGCCAGCCAGGAGGCCGGGGACTGGTGCGTGCCCAGCACCGAGCCCAAGAACACCTCCACCTACCGCGTGCCctag
- the PDK2 gene encoding pyruvate dehydrogenase kinase, isozyme 2 isoform X1, with product MRLLRCLRKRAALAGVPTYIEHFSKFSPSPLSMKQFLDFGSSNACEKTSFAFLRQELPVRLSNIMKEINLLPDRVLRTPSVQLVQSWYVQSLLDIMEFHDRDPEDQATLGQFTDALVTIRNRHNDVVPTMAQGVIEYKDAYGDDPVTNQNIQYFLDRFYLSRISIRMLINQHTLLFDGSTNPAHPKHIGSIDPHCSVANVVRDAYNMAKLLCDKYYMASPDLEIEEVNASSPQQPISIVYVPSHLYHMLFELFKNAMRATVESHENSPRLPAIRVMVALGQEDLSIKMSDRGMGVPLRKIERLFSYMYSTAPTPQLGTGGAPLVGAPLAGFGYGLPISRLYAKYFQGDLQLFSMEGFGTDAVIYLKALSTDSVERLPVYNKSAWRHYQASQEAGDWCVPSTEPKNTSTYRVP from the exons aTGCGGCTGCTGCGGTGCCTGCGGAAGCGGGCGGCCCTGGCCGGGGTGCCCACCTACATCGAGCACTTCAGCAAGTTCTCGCCCTCGCCGCTCTCCATGAAGCAGTTCCTGGACTTCG gctccagCAATGCCTGCGAGAAGACCTCCTTCGCCTTCCTGCGGCAGGAGCTGCCCGTCCGCCTCTCCAACATCATGAAGGAGATCAACCTGCTGCCCGACCGCGTCCTGCGCACCCCCTCCGTGCAGCTGGTGCAGAGCTG GTACGTGCAGAGCCTGCTGGACATCATGGAGTTCCACGACAGGGACCCCGAGGACCAGGCCACCCTGGGGCA GTTCACGGACGCCCTGGTCACCATCCGCAACCGGCACAACGACGTGGTGCCCACCATGGCGCAGGGCGTCATCGAGTACAAGGACGCCTACGGGGACGACCCCGTGACCAACCAGAACATCCAGTACTTCCTCGACCGCTTCTACCTGAGCCGCATCTCCATCCGCATGCTCATCAACCAGCACA CGCTGCTCTTTGACGGCAGCACCAACCCGGCGCACCCCAAGCACATCGGGAGCATCGACCCCCACTGCAGCGTGGCCAACGTGGTGAGAG ATGCCTACAACATGGCCAAGCTGCTGTGCGACAAGTACTACATGGCCTCGCCCGACCTGGAGATCGAGGAGGTGAACG cgagcagcccccagcagcccatCAGCATCGTCTACGTCCCCTCGCATCTCTACCACATGCTCTTCGAGCTCTTCAAG AACGCCATGCGAGCCACCGTGGAGAGCCACGAGAACAGCCCGCGGCTACCGGCCATCAGGGTGATGGTGGCCCTGGGCCAGGAGGACCTCTCCATCAAG atGAGTGACCGCGGCATGGGCGTCCCCCTGCGCAAGATCGAGCGGTTGTTCAGCTACATGTACTCCACCGCTCCCACCCCGCAGctgggcaccgggggggcccCCCTGGTAGGTGCCCCCCTG GCTGGCTTTGGCTACGGGCTGCCCATCTCCCGCCTCTATGCCAAGTACTTCCAGGGGGACCTGCAGCTCTTCTCCATGGAGGGCTTCGGCACCGACGCCGTCATCTACCTAAAG GCTCTGTCCACGGACTCGGTGGAGCGGCTGCCGGTGTACAACAAGTCGGCGTGGCGGCACTACCAGGCCAGCCAGGAGGCCGGGGACTGGTGCGTGCCCAGCACCGAGCCCAAGAACACCTCCACCTACCGCGTGCCctag